The Aedes aegypti strain LVP_AGWG chromosome 3, AaegL5.0 Primary Assembly, whole genome shotgun sequence genome contains a region encoding:
- the LOC5579953 gene encoding transcription initiation factor TFIID subunit 9 — MDNLPLQQGDREKSEKVKIANQVKHIPKDAQVIMSILKELGVSDYEPRVINQLLEFTYRYVTCILDDAKVFANHARKKVIELDDVKLATQMILDKAFTSPPPRDVLLEIARNRNNIPLPLIKTHCGLRLPPDRYCLSACNYKLRAVQQSKKMNKSAIEQRSTLKTTLGKGASASVTTGVKRPAVQSTPKTQVVTIPKPVFKFTSTATKTVSTKTVKTSNPIGEGPNGIEIKTEVVDDPLAFGTSDSEVGSMKRKREEDDFEIVQ, encoded by the exons atggataaT CTACCGCTTCAACAAGGAGATCGTGAAAAATCGGAAAAGGTTAAAATAGCCAATCAAGTGAAGCACATCCCCAAAGATGCACAAGTGATTATGTCCATCCTCAAGGAGTTGGGAGTAAGCGATTATGAACCGAGAGTTATCAATCAACTTCTGGAGTTTACTTACA GATACGTTACCTGTATTTTGGACGATGCTAAAGTATTCGCAAACCACGCCCGGAAGAAGGTCATTGAGTTGGACGACGTGAAGCTGGCCACACAGATGATCCTGGATAAAGCTTTCACCAGTCCACCTCCGCGGGACGTTCTCTTGGAAATCGCTCGTAATCGCAACAACATCCCACTGCCGTTGATCAAAACTCATTGCGGGCTCCGCTTGCCGCCTGATCGTTACTGTCTATCGGCCTGCAACTACAAACTTCGAGCTGTTCAGCAGTCGAAGAAGATGAATAAGTCTGCAATCGAACAGCGGTCCACATTGAAAACTACACTGGGCAAGGGGGCCTCTGCATCGGTGACAACCGGTGTGAAACGTCCTGCTGTGCAATCAACTCCCAAAACTCAAGTGGTGACGATTCCTAAGCCTGTGTTCAAATTCACCTCGACGGCTACCAAAACCGTTTCGACAAAAACCGTTAAGACCAGCAATCCCATTGGGGAAGGACCGAATGGTATAGAAATCAAAACGGAAGTGGTGGATGATCCTCTGGCATTTGGCACGAGCGATAGCGAAGTTGGTAGCATGAAGCGGAAACGTGAAGAGGATGATTTTGAAATCGTTCAGTAG
- the LOC5579952 gene encoding replication factor C subunit 4 has translation MHAFLKTGKISDSPSKAGPSDGSSEKRTKTHSVPWVEKYRPKSVDDVVEQAEVVAVLRESLSTADLPNLLLYGPPGTGKTSTILAAARQLFGDMFKERILELNASDDRGIAVIRNKVKTFAQLTASGTRTDGKPCPPFKIVILDEADAMTHAAQAALRRTMEKETKTTRFCLVCNYVSRIIEPITSRCTKFRFKPLGEEKVIERLRFICEQENVDVEDQAYREIVDISGGDLRRAITTLQSCHRLKGKEAKIQHTDILEMSGVVPRKYLEDFVSVCKTANYGKLEDYVRNLTYDAYSVGQLFEQLTEFVVLHDGLSDKQKSIICDKLGECCFRLQGGGSEYIQIMDLGCVTIQALQAN, from the exons ATGCACGCATTCttgaaaaccgggaaaataTCGGATTCTCCCTCGAAAGCCGGCCCAAGCGACGGATCGTCTGAGAAACGCACCAAAACACATTCCGTTCCATGGGTCGAGAAAta CCGGCCGAAAAGTGTCGACGATGTTGTCGAACAGGCAGAAGTCGTGGCCGTGCTTCGCGAGAGTTTGTCCACAGCCGATCTTCCCAACCTGTTGCTTTACGGACCCCCAGGAACGGGTAAGACCAGTACGATTTTGGCTGCAGCCCGGCAACTTTTCGGTGACATGTTCAAGGAACGAATCCTTGAGCTGAACGCTTCCGATGATCGGGGAATTGCGGTCATTCGTAACAAGGTTAAAACGTTTGCCCAGCTGACGGCCAGTGGCACAAGAACCGATGGCAAACCATGTCCACCGTTCAAGATTGTTATCCTGGATGAGGCCGATGCCATGACACACGCTGCACAGGCCGCTCTACGTCGGACAATGGAGAAGGAAACCAAAACTACGCGGTTCTGCTTGGTGTGTAATTACGTTTCGAGGATCATCGAGCCAATCACTTCCCGTTGCACCAAGTTCCGTTTTAAGCCTCTGGGAGAAGAGAAGGTCATAGAGCGGTTGCGCTTCATTTGTGAACAGGAGAATGTGGACGTTGAAGATCAAGCCTACAGGGAAATCGTGGACATCTCCGGAGGAGATTTGCGTCGGGCGATCACCACTTTGCAGTCGTGCCACCGATTAAAAGGCAAAGAAGCAAAAATTCAGCACACGGATATACTGGAGATGTCCGGTGTAGTTCCGAGAAAGTACCTGGAAGATTTTGTCTCCGTTTGCAAGACTGCGAATTACGGAAAACTCGAAGATTACGTCCGGAATCTCACCTATGATGCGTACAGCGTTGGGCAGCTATTCGAACAGCTTACCGAATTCGTTGTTTTGCACGATGGATTGagcgataaacaaaaaagcatTATTTGCGACAAACTGGGG gAATGTTGCTTCCGTTTGCAAGGAGGAGGTTCTGAGTACATACAAATCATGGATCTGGGATGTGTTACAATTCAAGCCTTGCAAGCTAACTAA